The Girardinichthys multiradiatus isolate DD_20200921_A chromosome 6, DD_fGirMul_XY1, whole genome shotgun sequence genome window below encodes:
- the LOC124869717 gene encoding oocyte zinc finger protein XlCOF7.1-like isoform X2 — protein MSSVQHLREFIRERLTAAAEEIFSEVEKTIVRYEEEHKIMVINWKPQIKLNRIDLQKPQVSSEKEASAIHKLCNQGRRSSHDQEVAEHQWTEEEQMEPDPPLVYRQGETGSPCVKEEEEDLEPPLLEEENGKPGHPGAKEEHIEPEPPLIEEQEEPEPPLIEEQEEPEPPLIEEREEPEPPLIEEREEPEPPLIEEREEPEPPLLELQEESECLLMVEDEDLGSSRLKPEQQVPKHFPTRQDQNLHSCQEGEQLVQKRSVALMETSTLQEGDLSEGEPRLFSCKTCGKSFNRRYHLSLHQKIHTGEKPFSCETCGKRFSRLNVLKVHQRTHTSGRTFSCETCGKCFIQSTHLNNHKRTHTGEKPFSCETCGKSFSQIGHLNIHKKVHKDEMSFSCKTCGKGFSRRSELNIHQRSHVVGGPCSCEICGESYCDVVDLNFHVGQKHKVIIDWSQPWI, from the exons atgtctTCAGTTCAGCATCTGAGAGAGTTTATCAGAGAGCGactaactgctgctgctgaagaaaTCTTCTCAGAGGTTGAGAAAACCATCGTCCGCTACGAGGAAGAGCACAAAATAATGGTTATCAACTGGAAGCCACAAATAAAGCTCAACAGAATCG ACCTCCAAAAGCCACAGGTCTCCAGTGAGAAGGAAGCTTCTGCCATCCACAAGCTCTGTAACCAGGGCAGAAGGTCCAGTCATGACCAGGAGGTAGCAGAACATCAATGGACTGAGGAGGAACAGATGGAACCAGATCCTCCTCTGGTTTATAGACAAGGGGAAACAGGATCTCCATGTgtgaaagaggaagaggaggacctAGAACCTCCACTGCTTGAAGAGGAAAATGGGAAACCAGGGCATCCAGGAGCTAAAGAGGAACATATT gaaccagaaccTCCACTGATTGaagaacaggaggaaccagaaccTCCACTGATTGaagaacaggaggaaccagaaccTCCACTGATTGAAGAACGGGAGGAACCAGAACCTCCACTGATTGAAGAACGGGAGGAACCAGAACCTCCACTGATTGAAGAACGGGAGGAACCAGAACCTCCACTGCTTGAACTGCAGGAGGAATCCGAATGTCTACTGATGGTAGAAGATGAGGATCTAGGTTCTTCAAGGCTTAAACCTGAACAGCAGGTACCTAAGCATTTTCCAACCAGACAGGACCAGAACCTTCACAGCTGTCAGGAGGGAGAGCAGCTTGTCCAGAAGCGGTCCGTTGCTTTAATGGAGACTTCTACTCTTCAGGAAGGTGACTTGAGTGAAGGAGAACCAAGACTGTTTTCTTGTAAAACGTGTGGGAAAAGTTTTAATAGACGTTATCACTTAAGTTTACACCAAAAAATCCACACTGGGGAGAAACCTTTTTCTTGTGagacatgtggaaaaaggttttcTAGACTTAATGTGTTAAAGGTTCACCAGAGAACCCACACAAGTGGAAGGACTTTTTCTTGTGAGacatgtggaaaatgttttatccaaAGTACACATTTGAATAATCACAAGAGAactcacactggagagaaacctttttCTTGTGagacatgtggaaaaagtttctCTCAAATTGGTCATTTAAATATTCACAAGAAAGTTCATAAAGATGAGATGTCTTTTTCTTgtaaaacatgtggaaaaggtttTTCTAGGCGTAGTGAATTAAATATACACCAGAGAAGCCACGTAGTGGGGGGGCCGTGTTCATGTGAAATATGTGGAGAAAGCTACTGTGATGTCGTGGATCTGAATTTCCACGtgggacaaaaacacaaagtgatCATTGATTGGTCCCAGCCATGGATTTAG
- the LOC124869717 gene encoding oocyte zinc finger protein XlCOF7.1-like isoform X1 — protein sequence MSSVQHLREFIRERLTAAAEEIFSEVEKTIVRYEEEHKIMVINWKPQIKLNRIDLQKPQVSSEKEASAIHKLCNQGRRSSHDQEVAEHQWTEEEQMEPDPPLVYRQGETGSPCVKEEEEDLEPPLLEEENGKPGHPGAKEEHIEPEPPVIEEQEEPEPPLIEEQEEPEPPLIEEQEEPEPPLIEEREEPEPPLIEEREEPEPPLIEEREEPEPPLLELQEESECLLMVEDEDLGSSRLKPEQQVPKHFPTRQDQNLHSCQEGEQLVQKRSVALMETSTLQEGDLSEGEPRLFSCKTCGKSFNRRYHLSLHQKIHTGEKPFSCETCGKRFSRLNVLKVHQRTHTSGRTFSCETCGKCFIQSTHLNNHKRTHTGEKPFSCETCGKSFSQIGHLNIHKKVHKDEMSFSCKTCGKGFSRRSELNIHQRSHVVGGPCSCEICGESYCDVVDLNFHVGQKHKVIIDWSQPWI from the exons atgtctTCAGTTCAGCATCTGAGAGAGTTTATCAGAGAGCGactaactgctgctgctgaagaaaTCTTCTCAGAGGTTGAGAAAACCATCGTCCGCTACGAGGAAGAGCACAAAATAATGGTTATCAACTGGAAGCCACAAATAAAGCTCAACAGAATCG ACCTCCAAAAGCCACAGGTCTCCAGTGAGAAGGAAGCTTCTGCCATCCACAAGCTCTGTAACCAGGGCAGAAGGTCCAGTCATGACCAGGAGGTAGCAGAACATCAATGGACTGAGGAGGAACAGATGGAACCAGATCCTCCTCTGGTTTATAGACAAGGGGAAACAGGATCTCCATGTgtgaaagaggaagaggaggacctAGAACCTCCACTGCTTGAAGAGGAAAATGGGAAACCAGGGCATCCAGGAGCTAAAGAGGAACATATTGAACCAGAACCTCCAGTGATTGaagaacaggaggaaccagaaccTCCACTGATTGaagaacaggaggaaccagaaccTCCACTGATTGaagaacaggaggaaccagaaccTCCACTGATTGAAGAACGGGAGGAACCAGAACCTCCACTGATTGAAGAACGGGAGGAACCAGAACCTCCACTGATTGAAGAACGGGAGGAACCAGAACCTCCACTGCTTGAACTGCAGGAGGAATCCGAATGTCTACTGATGGTAGAAGATGAGGATCTAGGTTCTTCAAGGCTTAAACCTGAACAGCAGGTACCTAAGCATTTTCCAACCAGACAGGACCAGAACCTTCACAGCTGTCAGGAGGGAGAGCAGCTTGTCCAGAAGCGGTCCGTTGCTTTAATGGAGACTTCTACTCTTCAGGAAGGTGACTTGAGTGAAGGAGAACCAAGACTGTTTTCTTGTAAAACGTGTGGGAAAAGTTTTAATAGACGTTATCACTTAAGTTTACACCAAAAAATCCACACTGGGGAGAAACCTTTTTCTTGTGagacatgtggaaaaaggttttcTAGACTTAATGTGTTAAAGGTTCACCAGAGAACCCACACAAGTGGAAGGACTTTTTCTTGTGAGacatgtggaaaatgttttatccaaAGTACACATTTGAATAATCACAAGAGAactcacactggagagaaacctttttCTTGTGagacatgtggaaaaagtttctCTCAAATTGGTCATTTAAATATTCACAAGAAAGTTCATAAAGATGAGATGTCTTTTTCTTgtaaaacatgtggaaaaggtttTTCTAGGCGTAGTGAATTAAATATACACCAGAGAAGCCACGTAGTGGGGGGGCCGTGTTCATGTGAAATATGTGGAGAAAGCTACTGTGATGTCGTGGATCTGAATTTCCACGtgggacaaaaacacaaagtgatCATTGATTGGTCCCAGCCATGGATTTAG